TTCCGGTCATCGGAGATATCAAAGCCTTTAAGGATATTTTCGCCCTTCTGCTGGAGATTGCCAAAAAAGAGCACTTTACATTGATTGTCGATGAGTTTCAGGAATTCCAGAACGTTAATCCTTCTGTTTTTTCTGAAATCCAGCATTTATGGGATTTGCACAAAGCCAGATGCAAATTGAACCTGATTTTTATCGGCTCAGTTTATTCGCTCATGCATAAAATCTTTCAGGAATCAAAAGAGCCTTTATTTGGAAGATCCGACAGGGTTCTTCTTATTCAACCTTTCAGAATCGGCGCCATTCATCAGATTTTATCAGACTACAAAGCGCATGATGTTCAGTCGTTGTTCGATATGTATGTGCTGACCGGGGGCATGCCCAAGTATCTTGACCTGTTCATTGAAAATGAAGCCCTTTCCTTCAGGACGATGGTGGATTTCATGCTGGATGCCAATTCGCCGTTTATCCATGAGGGCAAAAACCTGTTGATAGAGGAATTCGGCAGGGATTACGGCACATATTTCTCAATTCTGGAACTGATTGCGTCAGGAAAGACGGCCAGGTCGGAAATTGAATCCTTGTTGGAAAGCAACGTGGGAGGCTATTTGGACAGGCTGGAAAAGGATTATGCCATTGTCTCCAAGCATAAGCCCGTTAATGCCAAACCCAATTCACGGTTACAGAAATACAAGATTACTGATAATTTCCTGAATTTCTGGTTTCGGTTTATCTATCGGAACCGTTCGGCAGTGGAAACCGGCAATTTCAGTTATGTGGGGGATATTATCCGCCGCGATTATGCCGTTTATTGCGGCCGAATGCTGGAGAATTTTTTCCGTGATTTACTGGCAGACACCGGACAATTCAATCAAATAGGCTCATACTGGGAACGGAACAATGAGAAAGAGATTGATATTGTTGCCGTCAATGACCTGAAAAAAGAAATCACGCTGACCGAGGTTAAGCTGAATAAATCAAAAATCAACATGGCTCTTTTGGAGAAAAAGGCTGAAAATCTGCTTCAAGACTACAAAGGTTATAAACCTGTCTGGCTGGGATTGAGCCTTGAGGATGCCAAAAAATATCTACCTTGAATTCATTTTTCCAACGCAATGGTGTTAAATTGTCCAAGAAAAATATTGGCCGGGATGGCAAGAAAAGGAAGAATAGGAATTTAACCTTTACTAGTTTTGTAAAATATCCCGACTCGGCAGGAAGGTAGACGAAGAACAGTCCTGATTGATTTTATCCAGACAATCATTAAGCCATCAACGACTTACAACAACAGGCTTGACATGAATTTCGTAGTGTATGAATTTTGATTGAAGGCATTTTGTAACCCCTCAGTTATGTGGGTGGATGGCAATTCAATTGGCCAGTCTTCGTAGGGGCCGCGCTTGTCGCGCGCCCGTCTTTATTGAAGAGGACTTCGCAAGCGAAGCCCCTACGGTTTCTCTCTCCCCCTCAAAACTGAGGGATTACGGCATTTTGAAAAATTACCTTGCCAAGGTGGATGTCGAGGGTTCAAATCCCTTCGCTCGCTCCCAATCTTGATCCATATATCTGGAACTGAAATTGGCTCTTTTACAGACTTGTTACCTGAATTTTGCGCGCTTTGCGTGCAAAATTCACAGGTAAAGCTCTTCGTTCTCCATTCGCCCAGCAGGCCAAGCCGGATGTCCAGCCCCGAATAGGCAAGAATGATTATTGTCCCTGCGGCAGCAATTTGAAATACAAGAACTGCTGCGGGAAGAATAAGGCTTGATTATTTCTTTGCCATTCTCGCCGCCAGTGTTGAACTTTCCCCTTGATTGAACTTGATTTTGCCGTGACCGCTTTGGAGAAAATCAAGGCGCTACAAAGATGCAAGCGGAGCGGCGACAACGTTCAACCCCGCATTTTATTGCGCCGCCATATCTGCCTCCTCATTCAGGTTTCTTTTCCGTTTCCTTTCGGCAGACCGGCAAGGCGCCGATATTCGCGCCGTTTTCGCCGGCGCCGATATTCGGGCTGTCCGGCAGCAGGCTAAAGTCAAATTCCAGCACGTTGCATTGGCGCGGATCAGCCCAGATGGAATGCTTTTCCCGGCCGGAGAAAGCCTGCCAGTCTTCAAAGGTGGAGGCGATAAGGTAGGACACACCGCGGTCTTCGGCGCGCGCGGCGGCGTCGGGAATCCACCGGTAACGCAACACGGCCGGGCCTTCCCACCCTTCTTCGTCCGGGCTTGGCGCATCATCTCTCTTCACGGAATCGCTCCAGGGCGAGCGCTTCTTGTCGCCGTACACACTCCCCGGACGCAGGAACGTTCCGCCTGAGCGCGTTAAAATGGCGACCGCCTTGCTGCCGCCTCGGGCATTCGTCAGGTTCGGCGCGGCGCCGGGGTCTCCCCGCCAATACCCATAGTTCAAATGTGTGCCCAAATTGTTGTAATCGGCATCAAATGATTTCAGTTTCAGACCGTTGGTATCAGCGGCTCCAATATTGATGAGGTAGGCATAGTTGCCGGCATAATTGATGGAATTGTTCCGGACAACGGTTCCCTGGATTGAGGAACCATTAAAACAAAGGCCGCCGTGGGAAAACGCCCGAAACGTATTGTAGACCAGGCGCGCGCGCGGCGAGTCGGACAGACGCAGACCAATGTCCAGACGGCAAAGAAGGCTCCGCTCCAGGACAAAATCCGGCGATTTATCGGCCACGACGCCGATCCCGCCGACGCGTCCTTCCCCCCAGCGCAACTCATTCCATATTTTGCACTC
This genomic window from Kiritimatiellia bacterium contains:
- a CDS encoding ATP-binding protein, which encodes MKFYDRQKEITELQKMFQQSGSSARMTVLTGRRRVGKTLLALEYASRHKFIYLFVSKKSEPLLCAEFLDEIKKHFDVPVIGDIKAFKDIFALLLEIAKKEHFTLIVDEFQEFQNVNPSVFSEIQHLWDLHKARCKLNLIFIGSVYSLMHKIFQESKEPLFGRSDRVLLIQPFRIGAIHQILSDYKAHDVQSLFDMYVLTGGMPKYLDLFIENEALSFRTMVDFMLDANSPFIHEGKNLLIEEFGRDYGTYFSILELIASGKTARSEIESLLESNVGGYLDRLEKDYAIVSKHKPVNAKPNSRLQKYKITDNFLNFWFRFIYRNRSAVETGNFSYVGDIIRRDYAVYCGRMLENFFRDLLADTGQFNQIGSYWERNNEKEIDIVAVNDLKKEITLTEVKLNKSKINMALLEKKAENLLQDYKGYKPVWLGLSLEDAKKYLP